In Parasteatoda tepidariorum isolate YZ-2023 chromosome 2, CAS_Ptep_4.0, whole genome shotgun sequence, one DNA window encodes the following:
- the LOC107457571 gene encoding uncharacterized protein translates to MCKKRKRNSQRPAKSKGVSSCASESGSLGEGNNEASEQPKQINHQIDKYATNTSACGVSQETEVMKHSTAAGETDNQSIASSSTSPAISNDEIVDKSKSNTKILPDVCLSVPQKTDSLYNCVPDTIRLSESNECIDKLVSCQYSKELSINDIPPNLETNILQSTSNFSNLFKQFDRHAVKKDNSSSSTTCYVEQSAPGIFLEKRTNFPSTCSDNLSLTDEYNCSENNPNAPIYSYVSKGTGARARKEQLTEKSGAISLLSTENISQTGCNMNATKDGENPRAIVSPDTITNYKKTKTFRKCVSHYESVSADGKEYIKEVPNSTGIVYLCQFILRRANPQYKLNICNLGDECILVANNDKFIARVEISANLQLSQIFKDDKQEFLKHIIITKVLEDELMLKRNDAYNNFLQLLERRSASISNSIECADDFLQLLLMTTHCTLAMNKPLMFLKGILQDEHISQVIKNNAKCFERIENKLYFRNEHFPKFSSVANPRMKDLLAPVRNICEAGIYNHKQNLIKSCPTKNSYLLCHILSIRDLPKDKILFINRGDIELFSNAVAVAHEESNFVNKVISLEFIKYLWDKFYSKVQMLYHNSVKEIGPLTHPVYYYLLKSFRDIACEIASKTNIKPQELLIEENGNFRIKTSIPWSTKSAVHKSLEKQYELYFQLLEHFEPGSYSSKNKFKYSFKILDGDRSFIKSLKEFFFGQENSFQKFSEDRLVWLYIVDCGTAPLLCDKSSNQFKELSLYVLKGFIKFIEQAKQDRYESFRIAALNIIKFIMQLSPYFNDVSSILTDADHNILDKQMEFINCILNSDETNVLSDYFSGIMDVYNEYWKLRETILENLPVPCSIFKDDMEVILGKILKLVESGLSKCAEAKLVIRFFRFYNEFLKHIRSIDFSWLISKTCYTEDLNKVVECIIKSDVTSYVVKDPESFVQTLERKKLKIPRHFLIETINKLLDIIDLVYEKLHWSNENYLNAIGDLFLAIGHSFTHFEDQVDYNDLEHFLRDCTAPFKATRGFQIFFLKL, encoded by the coding sequence atgtgtaaaaaaagaaaacgcaaTTCTCAGCGTCCAGCTAAAAGCAAAGGAGTTAGCAGCTGTGCATCTGAGAGTGGTTCACTGGGCGAAGGTAATAATGAAGCATCTGAACAGCCAAAGCAAATTAATCACCAAATTGATAAATATGCTACTAACACTTCTGCTTGTGGCGTTAGTCAGGAAACCGAAGTTATGAAACACAGTACCGCAGCAGGGGAAACTGATAATCAGTCAATTGCATCGTCCTCCACTTCTCCTGCaatttcaaatgatgaaatcgttgataaatcaaaatcaaatactaaaatattgcCTGATGTTTGTTTGAGTGTTCCGCAAAAAACAGATTCCCTGTATAATTGTGTTCCAGATACTATTCGTCTTTCTGAAAGTAATGAATGCATCGACAAACTTGTATCGTGTCAATATAGTAAGGAACTTTCTATCAACGATATACCACCAAATCTTGAAACAAATATTCTACAGTCTACTTCTAATTTTTCCAATCTTTTTAAGCAATTTGATCGACATGCTGTAAAAAAGGATAACTCCTCCTCGAGTACAACGTGCTACGTAGAGCAATCGGCGCCGGGTATTTTCTTGGAAAAACGTACCAATTTCCCAAGCACTTGTTCCGATAACCTGTCTTTAACAGATGAGTATAATTGCTCTGAAAATAATCCAAACGCCCCTATTTATTCATATGTATCTAAGGGTACTGGAGCAAGGGCACGAAAAGAACAATTAACTGAAAAATCAGGTGCTATTAGTTTATTATCTACTGAAAATATCTCTCAAACAGGTTGCAACATGAATGCGACAAAGGATGGTGAAAATCCCAGAGCTATAGTTTCGCCTGACACAATcacaaattataagaaaaccAAGACTTTCAGAAAATGTGTATCACATTACGAATCAGTTAGCGCTGATggtaaagaatatataaaagaagTGCCGAACAGTACTGGAATTGTATATCTGTGTCAATTTATCCTCAGGAGAGCTAATCCACAGTACAAATTGAATATATGTAATTTGGGCGATGAATGCATATTGGTAGCGAATAATGACAAATTTATTGCTAGAGTTGAAATATCGGCTAACTTACAGTTGAGCCAAATTTTCAAAGATGATAAACAGgagtttttgaaacatattattataactaaagTGTTAGAGGATGAATTAATGCTCAAGAGAAACGATGCGTACAACAACTTTCTTCAATTGTTAGAGCGAAGGAGTGCCAGTATTTCTAATAGTATTGAATGCGCAGATGATTTTCTACAGCTTTTATTAATGACCACACATTGCACATTAGCCATGAATAAACCTTTAATGTTCTTGAAAGGAATTCTTCAAGATGAACACATCTCTCaagtaataaagaataatgcTAAGTGCTTCgagagaattgaaaataaactctACTTTCGAAATGAACATTTTCCGAAGTTCAGTAGTGTTGCTAACCCGCGCATGAAAGATTTGTTAGCTCCAGTTCGAAATATTTGCGAAGCTGGAATATACAATCATAagcaaaacttaattaaaagctGCCCTACGAAAAATTCGTATCTTCTTTGTCATATTCTTTCAATTAGAGATTTGCCCAAAgacaaaatactatttataaacCGAGGAGATATTGAACTATTTTCTAATGCAGTTGCTGTTGCTCATGAAGAGAGCAATTTCGTCAACAAAGTAATTTCTCTAGAGTTTATAAAATACTTGTGggacaaattttattctaaagtaCAAATGTTGTATCATAATTCAGTGAAAGAAATTGGACCTTTGACGCATCCTGTGTACTactaccttttaaaaagtttccgaGACATTGCATGTGAAATAGCTTCTAAGACAAATATAAAACCTCAGGAGCTACTCATAGAAGAAAACggaaatttcagaataaaaacttCCATTCCCTGGTCTACCAAGTCAGCTGTTCACAAGTCCTTAGAGAAACAATACGagttatattttcaattgttgGAGCATTTCGAACCTGGTTCATAttcaagtaaaaacaaattcaaatattcgTTTAAAATTCTAGATGGTGATAGGAGTTTCATTAAGtctcttaaagaattttttttcgggcaggaaaatagttttcaaaagttttctgaGGATCGCCTTGTGTGGTTGTATATTGTAGACTGTGGCACAGCTCCTTTATTGTGTGATAAGTCTAGCAACCAATTTAAAGAACTGTCATTGTATGTTCTCAAaggctttattaaatttattgaacaagCTAAACAAGACCGTTATGAATCTTTTCGAATTGCTGCCCTTAATATAATCAAATTCATCATGCAATTATCTCCTTATTTTAATGATGTCAGTTCGATTTTAACTGACGCAGAccataatattttagataagcAAATGGAATTCATTAACTGCATTCTCAATTCAGACGAAACAAATGTTTTATCTGATTATTTTTCTGGCATAATGGATGTATATAATGAATATTGGAAGTTGCGAGAAACGATATTAGAAAATCTACCTGTTCCTTGCAGCATATTTAAAGATGACATGGAAGTAATTCTAGGAAAGATACTAAAACTTGTTGAAAGTGGTTTGTCAAAATGTGCTGAAGCGAAACTAGTAATCCGTTTCTTCAGATTttataatgagtttttaaaacacataagAAGTATAGATTTTTCATGGCTGATATCAAAAACATGTTATACGgaagatttaaataaagttgtggAATGTATAATCAAAAGCGATGTCACATCATACGTTGTAAAGGACCCTGAGAGCTTCGTTCAAACTCTTGAaaggaaaaaactgaaaatccCTCGGCATTTTCTAATCGAaaccattaataaattattagatatCATAGATTTAGTTTACGAAAAGTTACATTGGAGtaacgaaaattatttaaatgcgatTGGCGATCTATTTCTCGCTATTGGGCATTCTTTTACTCATTTCGAGGACCAAGTTGATTATAAtgatttagaacattttttgagAGATTGCACAGCTCCTTTTAAGGCGACAAGgggctttcaaattttttttttgaaattataa
- the LOC122272354 gene encoding uncharacterized protein: MCKKRKRNSHRPAKSKEVSSSASKSGSLGGGSNEASGQSKKIDHQTVKELARLASTSTCDFAQETEVLKQSTAAGNTNNQSIASSSTSPAISNDEIVDESNSNAKTLSNVCLSVPQKTNSQYNCVPDTIRHSESNECIDNVVSCQDSKELSINDVPPNLEANIRQSTSNFSNLFKQFHRHVVKKDNSSSTITCNLEQSAPSCNMNATKDGKNPRAIVSPDTITKYKETKTFRKYASHNESVSADGKEYIKEVPNSTGFAYLCEFILRRANPQYKLNICNLGDECILVANNDKFIARVEMSANLQLSKSFEDDKLEFLKHVIITKVLEDELMLKRNDAYSKFLQLLERRSANISNSIECTDDFLQLLLMTKHCTLAMNKPLMFLKGILQNEHISQVIKNNAKCFERIENKLYFRNEHFPKFSSVANPRMKDLLAPIRNICESGIYNHEQNLIKSCPTKNSYLLCHILSIRDLPKDKVLFINKGDIELFSNAVAVAHEEKNFVNQVIPLEFIKYLWNKFYSKVQMLNHNSVKEIGPLTHHVYYYLLKSFRDIACEIASKTNIKPQELLVEENGNFRIITSIPWSNKSTVHKSLEKQYELYFQLLEHFEPGSYSSKIKFKYSFKILDGDRSLIKSLKEFLLGTENSFPHIPEDRLVWLYIVDCGTAPLLCDKSSNHFKELSLHVLKGFIKFIEQAKQDRYESFRIATLNIIKFIMQLSPYFNDVGSILTDADHNILDKQMEIINCILNSNETNVLSDYFSGLMDVYNEYWKLREMILENLPVPCSIFKDDVEVILGKILKLVESGLSKCTEAKLVIRFFRFYNEFLKHIRSIDFSWLISKACYTDDLNKVLECVIKNDVTSYVVKDPESFVQILERKKLEIPRHFLIETINKLLDIIDLVYEKLYWSNEDYLNAIGDLFLAIGHSFTHFEDQVDYNDLEHFLRDCTAPYNNVVTNSDTYEDFKKRLDNVENFFLYARKQNQIGIERALHLCEIEVKRAKESGFNTSINRSILENCYNVYSEKLGSLEQLDIPEILEEIKKDIEKQECLPLEQWTPSFKQTVIPVLLAGVAAVWTILESKDVANIMKRIEPHCVQILCILRLLGVDYLEKGVPKHFAQVLTGQGKSVIFGLLSVIIALTGNKASVVCYSEYLAQRDEMAFSDFFESFSKFEVGDEINYQTFYDLVFDSLKLKANDSEKNMSSVVQDLVLNEFHPKTLEFSEQSWTSVLLIDEVDVFFSDNFYGNTLNLCVNINMPALLEIQPKLWEIVEGGLYEKTIVMEKMRDFIIELLKEEKYEKLKNFITNSNSLFEQNLEKMISDAISVSQHKNESVWFIERYKIDFNGLLKFRDNLGIYRSTFHGYYNVFNYFRLKKENFDDKYYQNYGYIQIGYGSISYANVPSRYQNILGVSGTLMTLDESEKNAIKNYGIKTMSAMPSFFGERKLVFTPISHFTIQATESNWHSKIFEHISQNIKLNRAILVFFDTDAEIKGFEEIYRSNINRLYVLIGNEEPSVVEWRINESGVSQTVTLATRAMGRGIDYKSNDRSVEENGGVHVIQTFFSLDEKEETQIKGRTARKDNKGSYELILCREHLKEIRCSETASGCLINTYEEICVARNEIANKRGKLIAENIKKAEEKHKLTYKFFESLVEYTPEKRMEYLSKYPFIKEK; encoded by the coding sequence atgtgtaaaaaaagaaaacgtaatTCTCATCGTCCAGCTAAAAGCAAAGAAGTTAGCAGCTCTGCGTCTAAGAGTGGTTCACTGGGCGGAGGTAGTAATGAAGCATCTGGAcagtcaaaaaaaattgatcacCAAACTGTCAAGGAACTAGCTAGACTGGCTAGCACTTCCACTTGTGACTTTGCTCAGGAAACCGAGGTATTGAAACAAAGTACTGCAGCAGGGAACACTAATAATCAGTCAATTGCATCGTCCTCCACTTCTCCTGCaatttcaaatgatgaaatcGTTGATGAATCAAACTCAAATGCTAAAACATTGTCTAATGTTTGTTTGAGTGTTCCACAAAAAACAAATTCCCAGTATAATTGTGTTCCAGATACTATTCGTCATTCCGAAAGTAATGAATGCATCGACAATGTCGTATCCTGTCAAGATAGTAAGGAACTTTCTATCAACGATGTACCTCCAAACCTTGAAGCAAATATTCGTCAATCAACTTCTAATTTTTCCAAtctttttaagcaatttcatCGACATGTTGTAAAAAAGGATAACTCTTCCTCAACTATAACATGCAACTTAGAGCAATCGGCACCGAGTTGCAACATGAATGCGACAAAGGATGGTAAAAATCCCAGAGCTATAGTTTCGCCTGACACAATCACAAAATATAAGGAAACCAAGACTTTCAGAAAATATGCATCACATAATGAATCAGTCAGCGCTGATGGTAAGGAATATATAAAAGAAGTTCCGAATAGCACTGGATTTGCATACCTGTGTGAATTTATCCTCAGGAGAGCAAATCCACAGTACAAACTGAATATATGTAATTTGGGGGATGAATGTATATTGGTAGCAAATAATGACAAATTTATTGCTAGAGTTGAAATGTCGGCTAACTTACAGTTGAGTAAATCTTTCGAAGATGACAAACTGGAGTTTTTGAAACATGTTATTATTACTAAAGTGTTAGAAGATGAATTAATGCTTAAGAGAAACGATGCCTACAGTAAATTTCTTCAATTGTTAGAGAGAAGGAGTGCCAATATTTCTAATAGTATTGAATGCACAGATGATTTTCTACAGCTCTTATTAATGACCAAACATTGCACATTAGCCATGAATAAACCTTTAATGTTCTTGAAAGgaattcttcaaaatgaacACATCTCTCaagtaataaagaataatgcTAAGTGCTTCgagagaattgaaaataaactctACTTTCGAAATGAACATTTTCCGAAGTTCAGTAGTGTTGCTAACCCACGCATGAAAGATTTGTTGGCTCCAATTCGAAATATTTGCGAATCTGGAATATACAATCATGagcaaaacttaattaaaagctGCCCTACAAAAAATTCGTATCTTTTATGCCATATTCTTTCAATAAGAGATTTGCCCAAAGACAAAGTACTGTTTATAAACAAAGGAgacattgaattattttctaatgcaGTTGCTGTTGCtcatgaagagaaaaattttgtgaaCCAAGTAATTCCTCtagagtttataaaatatttgtggaataaattttattcgaaagTTCAAATGTTGAATCATAATTCAGTGAAAGAAATCGGACCTTTGACGCATCACGTGTACTactaccttttaaaaagtttccgaGACATTGCATGTGAAATAGcttctaaaacaaatataaaacctCAGGAGCTACTCGTAGAAGAAAACggaaatttcagaattataacTTCCATTCCCTGGTCtaacaagtcaactgttcatAAGTCCTTAGAGAAACAATATGagttatattttcaattgttgGAGCACTTCGAACCTGGTTCATATTCAagtaaaatcaaattcaaatattcGTTTAAGATTCTAGATGGTGATAGGAGCTTAATTAagtctttaaaagaatttcttttggGGACAGAAAATAGTTTTCCACACATTCCTGAGGATCGCCTTGTGTGGTTGTATATTGTAGACTGTGGCACAGCTCCTTTATTGTGTGATAAGTCTAGCAACCATTTTAAAGAGCTATCATTGCATGTTCTCAAAGgctttattaaattcattgagCAAGCTAAACAAGACCGTTATGAATCTTTTCGAATTGCTACCCTTAATATAATCAAATTCATCATGCAATTATCTCCATATTTTAATGATGTCGGTTCGATTTTAACTGACGCGGAccataatattttagataaacaaatggaaattattaattgcattctcaattcaaatgaaacaaatgttttatcTGATTATTTTTCTGGCTTAATGGATGTATATAATGAATATTGGAAGTTGAGAGAAATGATATTAGAAAATCTACCAGTTCCTTGCAGCATATTTAAAGATGACGTGGAAGTAATTCTAGGAAAGATACTAAAACTGGTTGAAAGTGGTTTGTCAAAATGTACTGAAGCTAAACTAGTGATCCGTTTCTTCAGATTttataatgagtttttaaaacacataagAAGTATAGATTTTTCATGGCTGATATCAAAAGCATGTTATACGgatgatttaaataaagttttggaATGTGTAATCAAAAATGATGTCACATCATACGTTGTAAAGGACCCTGAGAGCTTCGTTCAAATTCTTGAAAGGAAAAAACTGGAAATCCCTCGGCATTTTCTAATCGAaaccattaataaattattagatatCATAGATTTAGTTTACGAAAAGTTGTATTGGAGTAACgaagattatttaaatgcgATTGGTGATCTATTTCTCGCTATTGGACATTCTTTTACTCATTTCGAGGATCAAGTTGATTATAATgatttagagcattttttgagagATTGCACAGCTCCTTATAACAATGTAGTAACAAATAGTGATACCTATGAAGATTTTAAGAAACGCTTAGATAACGTCGAAAACTTCTTCCTCTATGCTCGAAAGCAAAACCAAATCGGAATTGAACGTGCTCTGCATTTGTGTGAAATAGAAGTCAAGAGGGCTAAAGAGAGTGGATTTAACACTAGTATCAATAGaagcattttagaaaattgttatAATGTGTATAGTGAAAAACTTGGATCTTTAGAACAGTTAGATATACCCGAAATCcttgaagaaataaagaaagatattGAGAAACAGGAATGTCTTCCTTTAGAACAGTGGACTCCGTCTTTCAAACAGACTGTAATACCAGTTTTACTTGCTGGGGTGGCTGCAGTTTGGACTATTCTCGAATCTAAGGATGTTGCtaatattatgaaaagaatCGAGCCACATTGCGTCCAAATTCTGTGCATTTTGAGACTTTTAGGTGTGGATTATCTGGAAAAAGGCGTACCAAAACATTTTGCTCAAGTATTAACTGGTCAAGGCAAATCAGTTATTTTCGGTCTACTTTCTGTCATAATTGCATTGACAGGCAACAAAGCGAGTGTAGTGTGTTACAGCGAATATCTGGCACAACGTGATGAAATGgcttttagtgatttttttgaatccttttcaaaatttgaagtaggagatgaaataaattatcaaacattttacGACTTAGTTTTTGATTCCCTCAAACTTAAAGCTAATGACTCTGAGAAAAATATGTCCTCTGTAGTGCAAGATTTagtattaaatgaatttcatcCAAAAACTCTTGAATTTTCTGAACAGAGCTGGACATCCGTTCTTTTAATTGATGAAGTTGATGTTTTCTTTTCGGATAACTTTTACGGGAATACTTTAAATCTTTgtgttaatataaatatgcCCGCATTGCTAGAAATACAACCTAAATTGTGGGAAATAGTGGAAGGAGGTTTGTACGAGAAGACCATTGTTATGGAAAAAATGAGAGATTTTATAATCGAACTCTTGAAGGAAGAAAAGtacgaaaagttaaaaaattttataacaaattcaaattctttgtttgagcaaaatttagaaaaaatgatttctgaTGCAATAAGTGTTTcacaacataaaaatgaaagtgtTTGGTTTATTGAACGctacaaaatagattttaacgGTCTTTTAAAGTTCAGAGACAACCTTGGGATTTATAGATCCACTTTCCATGGTTATTATAatgtattcaattattttaggttgaaaaaagaaaattttgatgataaataCTATCAAAACTATGGCTATATACAGATCGGTTATGGATCGATATCTTATGCTAATGTACCCTCGAGATATCAGAATATTTTAGGAGTGAGTGGTACTCTCATGACATTGGatgaatcagaaaaaaatgctattaaaaattatggaataaaaacCATGTCTGCGATGCCATCTTTTTTCGGGGAGCGTAAACTCGTTTTCACTCCTATTAGCCATTTCACCATTCAAGCTACAGAAAGCAACTGGCATTCGAAAATATTCGAACATATTTCCCAAAACATTAAACTTAATCGAGCTATTCTTGTCTTCTTCGATACTGACGCAGAAATAAAAggatttgaagaaatatatcGAAGTAATATTAATCGTTTGTATGTTTTGATTGGGAATGAAGAACCGTCGGTTGTGGAATGGCGCATCAACGAATCTGGCGTTTCACAAACAGTGACTTTGGCCACTAGGGCTATGGGTCGAGGTATAGACTACAAGTCTAACGATCGTAGCGTAGAAGAGAATGGAGGTGTGCATGTTATTCAAACATTCTTTTCTTTGGATGAAAAAGAAGAGACGCAAATCAAAGGAAGAACTGCCCGAAAAGACAATAAAGGCAGTTATGAACTGATCTTGTGCAGAGAACACCTGAAAGAAATTAGGTGCTCTGAAACAGCAAGTGGTTGTCTCATCAACACATACGAAGAAATTTGCGTTGCTAGAAATGAAATTGCtaataaaagaggaaaattaattgctgaaaatattaaaaaagcggaagaaaaacacaaattaacatataaattttttgaatcccTCGTTGAGTATACTCCTGAAAAACGTATGGAATATTTGTCTAAATATCCATTTATCAAAGAGAAGTAA